From a single Microbacterium murale genomic region:
- a CDS encoding HNH endonuclease signature motif containing protein has translation MDAGAAVDEGVPRPIPLPEDLGVLARVMVAYLDPDGAEPAEEAAMRGRYFSIGRVKDGAAPVRGSLLPEVAAQLSLLIDSLLNPKVNRADDPDQDGGSMGAGGGVRFVPSAHEDADAGPADVTDTGVTDTRTRGQRLHDALAAILNTAARTDLFPHLGGAAPTLTVSATEADLSAGYGWAQIGHTGDLVPLAAALQTGCAGGIQRILFDDHGRIVSIGTSGRIFNALQRRAITARDGGCVIPGCTIPATWCEVHHVQEHAGGGPTHTDNGVLLCWFHHRTLHLTEWVIRMNHGVPEVRGPAWWDRHQRWHPTRSPHHRQPIPG, from the coding sequence ATGGACGCCGGTGCCGCGGTGGACGAGGGGGTGCCGCGTCCGATCCCTCTTCCGGAGGATCTGGGTGTGTTGGCGCGGGTGATGGTGGCGTATCTGGATCCGGATGGTGCCGAACCGGCGGAAGAGGCGGCGATGCGGGGCCGGTACTTCTCGATCGGGAGGGTCAAGGACGGTGCGGCACCGGTACGGGGCAGCCTCCTGCCCGAAGTCGCCGCGCAGCTGAGCCTGCTGATCGACAGTCTGTTGAACCCGAAGGTGAATAGGGCGGACGACCCGGATCAGGATGGCGGGTCGATGGGTGCGGGTGGTGGGGTGCGGTTCGTCCCGTCCGCCCACGAGGACGCAGACGCGGGTCCCGCGGATGTGACGGATACGGGTGTCACGGATACCCGTACGCGTGGGCAGAGGCTGCATGATGCGTTGGCGGCGATTCTGAACACGGCGGCCCGGACTGACCTGTTCCCGCACCTGGGCGGTGCGGCACCGACGCTCACTGTCTCCGCGACCGAGGCGGACCTTTCGGCCGGTTACGGGTGGGCGCAGATCGGGCACACCGGTGATCTGGTTCCGCTCGCTGCGGCGTTGCAGACTGGGTGCGCCGGTGGCATCCAACGGATCCTGTTCGATGACCACGGTCGGATCGTGTCGATCGGCACCAGTGGTCGTATCTTCAACGCCCTGCAACGCCGCGCCATCACCGCACGGGATGGCGGGTGCGTGATCCCGGGGTGCACGATCCCCGCGACGTGGTGCGAAGTGCACCACGTGCAGGAGCACGCCGGCGGCGGCCCGACCCATACCGACAACGGGGTGCTGTTGTGCTGGTTCCATCACCGCACCCTGCACCTGACCGAGTGGGTGATCCGCATGAACCACGGCGTTCCCGAAGTCCGCGGCCCCGCCTGGTGGGACCGCCACCAGAGATGGCACCCCACCCGCAGCCCCCACCACCGACAACCCATCCCCGGATAG
- a CDS encoding alpha/beta fold hydrolase, giving the protein MRKPWRIALTTVGVIVAIPVLLLTTTTVVNVVATAVEKDSIESYGQLVPVDGKQMNVVVSGAGDETIVLLPGLGTAAPGLDFRPLIDELDDTYRVVAVEPFGTGLSDATDTPRTAQNITREVHEALQQLDVDRYALMGHSIAGIYALTYAAAYPDELTAFVGIDSSVPDQPGMDDPVQTSTLVALRNLGITRILTAIAGDPFAGLPYDEHVKEQMALLTTKNATASTLIDEMDRIPANFAAASGMTFPPNLPVLLFVVSDGAEVPGWMALHEEQAASVDFGQVIPMAGEHYLHHTLSKEIAQDTAIFLSSR; this is encoded by the coding sequence ATGCGCAAGCCCTGGAGAATCGCCCTCACGACCGTCGGCGTCATCGTCGCGATCCCGGTGCTCCTTCTCACGACGACCACCGTCGTCAACGTGGTCGCGACGGCAGTGGAGAAGGACTCGATCGAGTCGTACGGTCAGCTCGTACCCGTCGACGGCAAACAGATGAACGTCGTGGTCAGCGGTGCGGGAGACGAGACCATCGTGCTCCTCCCCGGCCTCGGCACCGCCGCACCAGGACTCGACTTCCGTCCGCTGATCGACGAGCTCGACGACACCTATCGCGTTGTGGCAGTGGAACCCTTCGGCACCGGACTGAGCGACGCGACCGATACACCGCGCACGGCCCAGAACATCACGCGAGAAGTGCATGAAGCGCTGCAGCAACTCGACGTCGACCGATACGCGCTGATGGGCCATTCGATCGCGGGCATATACGCACTGACTTACGCGGCCGCCTACCCCGACGAGCTCACTGCTTTCGTGGGGATCGACAGCAGTGTCCCCGATCAGCCGGGAATGGATGACCCGGTCCAGACCTCGACACTTGTCGCGCTCCGCAATCTCGGAATCACGCGCATACTCACGGCGATTGCAGGCGATCCTTTTGCCGGCCTCCCCTACGACGAGCACGTCAAGGAACAGATGGCGCTGCTCACAACGAAGAACGCCACCGCCTCGACGCTGATCGACGAGATGGATCGCATCCCCGCCAATTTCGCTGCGGCCAGCGGAATGACGTTCCCACCCAACCTGCCGGTGCTGCTCTTCGTGGTGTCGGACGGCGCCGAGGTGCCGGGGTGGATGGCGCTCCACGAGGAGCAGGCGGCAAGCGTCGACTTCGGTCAGGTCATCCCGATGGCGGGAGAGCACTATCTCCACCACACCCTCTCGAAGGAGATCGCTCAGGACACCGCCATCTTCCTGTCCTCACGATGA